A single genomic interval of Methylosinus sp. LW4 harbors:
- a CDS encoding SAM-dependent methyltransferase, producing the protein MSNAQRVTRAVEAYYDSKDAHAFYLHIWGGEDIHIGLYESATDTIADASRRTVAAMADRIVTPLDETHTVLDIGSGFGGAARYLAKRFACHVVCLNISEVENERNRATNRERGVGHLISVRHGDFEHIPAEDASFDFVWSQDAILHSADRERVIAEVSRVLKPGGEFLFTDPLQADDIPPNALRAVYDRIHLDSLASAEFYRATAMRHGFAEISIQLSPHHLLSHYGAVQAQLKARYREMIDVASREYVDRMLVGLRNWVEAAEIGYLDWGILHFQKRRAARTASTDPIS; encoded by the coding sequence ATGAGTAACGCGCAAAGAGTCACGCGAGCCGTCGAAGCCTACTACGACAGCAAAGACGCCCACGCATTCTATCTTCACATCTGGGGAGGAGAGGACATCCATATCGGTCTCTACGAATCCGCGACCGACACGATCGCGGACGCCAGCCGCAGGACCGTCGCCGCTATGGCGGATAGAATCGTCACGCCGCTCGATGAAACGCATACGGTGCTCGATATCGGTTCCGGATTCGGCGGCGCCGCGCGCTATCTTGCGAAGCGGTTCGCCTGTCACGTCGTCTGCCTGAATATCAGCGAGGTGGAAAATGAGAGAAACCGGGCGACCAATCGCGAAAGAGGCGTCGGCCATCTGATTTCCGTTCGCCATGGCGACTTCGAACACATCCCAGCGGAAGACGCCAGCTTCGATTTCGTCTGGTCACAGGATGCGATTTTGCACAGCGCCGACCGCGAACGCGTGATCGCCGAGGTCTCTCGCGTTCTGAAGCCCGGAGGCGAGTTTCTTTTCACAGATCCGCTGCAGGCGGACGACATTCCGCCGAATGCCCTGCGAGCGGTCTACGATCGCATTCATCTCGACTCCCTCGCGTCGGCGGAATTCTATCGAGCGACAGCGATGCGGCACGGGTTTGCCGAAATCTCGATCCAGCTGTCGCCGCATCATCTTCTCAGCCACTACGGAGCAGTGCAAGCACAGCTGAAGGCGCGCTATCGAGAGATGATCGATGTTGCATCGCGAGAGTATGTCGATCGCATGCTCGTCGGCTTACGGAATTGGGTCGAGGCGGCGGAGATCGGTTACCTCGATTGGGGAATTCTGCACTTCCAGAAGCGGCGCGCGGCGCGGACCGCTTCTACCGATCCGATTTCCTGA
- a CDS encoding glycine/sarcosine N-methyltransferase translates to MTHVPVTESAVQNFGHNPLSVRDTDHYEQEYIEAFVEKWDELIDWDARAQSEGGFFIQVLAAAGKRRVLDVSTGTGFHSVQLLRAGFDVTSVDGSANMLIKAFENAKRHNLILNTIQADWRWLNKAIQGKYDAIVCLGNSFTHLFDEMDRRRVLAEFYAALRYDGMLILDQRNYDAILDVGYDSAHKYYYCGDRVVAEPEHIDSELARFRYAFPDGHEFHLNMFPLRKNYVRRLISEAGFARVRTYGDFQEQYGEHDPDFFIHVATKNAPRGNGDGSDE, encoded by the coding sequence ATGACGCACGTGCCCGTCACGGAGTCCGCGGTACAGAATTTCGGTCACAATCCGCTGTCAGTGCGTGACACTGACCATTATGAGCAGGAATATATCGAGGCCTTCGTCGAAAAATGGGACGAGCTCATCGACTGGGACGCGCGAGCGCAGAGCGAAGGCGGCTTCTTCATCCAAGTGCTCGCGGCCGCAGGCAAGCGCCGAGTCCTTGATGTTTCGACCGGTACGGGATTTCACTCTGTCCAGCTCTTACGGGCGGGCTTCGACGTCACCAGCGTCGACGGTAGCGCGAATATGCTGATCAAGGCGTTCGAAAACGCGAAACGCCACAATTTGATTTTGAATACGATCCAGGCGGACTGGCGTTGGCTGAACAAGGCCATTCAGGGCAAATACGACGCCATCGTCTGCCTCGGCAATTCCTTCACCCATTTATTCGACGAGATGGACCGCCGCCGCGTGCTCGCGGAATTCTACGCGGCTCTTAGATACGATGGCATGCTGATTCTCGATCAGCGCAACTACGACGCCATTCTCGACGTCGGTTACGACAGCGCGCATAAATACTATTATTGCGGCGATCGCGTGGTGGCGGAGCCCGAACATATCGACTCCGAGCTCGCGAGATTCCGATACGCATTTCCAGACGGGCACGAATTCCATCTGAACATGTTCCCGCTTCGCAAGAACTATGTCCGCAGACTCATATCGGAAGCGGGATTTGCGCGCGTCCGCACCTATGGCGACTTCCAGGAGCAATATGGTGAGCACGATCCCGATTTCTTCATCCATGTCGCGACCAAAAACGCTCCCCGCGGAAATGGAGATGGCTCAGATGAGTAA
- a CDS encoding MotA/TolQ/ExbB proton channel family protein: MQIDHAFFHEVCIDILYGCLVLLAFVLIERLVYYALLALRAREIGAAIKAHALGTSSTPMPFGADELSRSFAEYVAVQNEPGCTRARVEDLSSALFIRVDSKVSARLWILDTIVTAAPLLGLLGTILGIMDTFNALSSGGVSDPAAVSRGIAAALVATAVGIGTALVGLIAHNLLHRQADVIIDGFKSALLAATRDRLPAAAE; this comes from the coding sequence ATGCAGATCGATCACGCCTTCTTCCATGAGGTCTGCATCGACATTCTCTACGGATGTCTCGTGCTGCTCGCCTTCGTGCTCATCGAACGGCTCGTCTATTACGCGCTGCTGGCCCTGCGCGCGCGTGAGATCGGCGCCGCGATAAAGGCCCATGCGCTCGGAACCTCATCGACGCCGATGCCCTTCGGCGCCGATGAGCTCAGCCGCAGCTTCGCCGAATATGTCGCCGTGCAGAACGAGCCCGGCTGCACGCGCGCCCGCGTCGAGGACCTGTCCTCGGCGCTGTTCATCCGCGTCGACTCCAAGGTCAGCGCGCGCCTGTGGATTCTCGACACCATCGTCACCGCGGCGCCGCTGCTCGGCCTGCTCGGCACCATTCTCGGCATCATGGACACGTTCAACGCTCTTTCGTCGGGCGGCGTCTCCGATCCCGCGGCGGTGAGCCGCGGCATCGCGGCCGCGCTCGTCGCCACGGCGGTCGGCATCGGCACGGCGCTCGTCGGGCTGATCGCGCATAATCTGCTGCATCGCCAGGCCGACGTCATCATCGACGGCTTCAAGAGCGCGCTGCTCGCGGCGACGCGCGACAGGCTGCCGGCGGCGGCGGAATAG
- a CDS encoding DUF3617 domain-containing protein, protein MKRIMFAALALCAIVPAIAQERLEPGLWSVTPLLRGQPIGAATERCITAEEAKSANGDEKGIAAALDAENQKSKCTTKDLKIDGSRIRFSTVCQGMTMASDLTYAKTSYEGTMTMSGPSGDRQIVGTRGRRIGACP, encoded by the coding sequence ATGAAGAGAATTATGTTCGCCGCATTGGCGCTGTGCGCCATCGTTCCGGCGATAGCGCAGGAACGTCTGGAGCCCGGCTTGTGGTCGGTGACGCCATTGCTACGGGGACAGCCGATCGGCGCGGCCACAGAGCGTTGCATCACCGCGGAAGAGGCCAAGAGCGCCAATGGCGATGAAAAAGGGATCGCCGCCGCCCTCGACGCAGAAAATCAAAAGAGCAAATGCACGACCAAGGATCTCAAAATCGACGGATCGAGAATCCGCTTCTCGACCGTTTGTCAGGGCATGACCATGGCGTCCGACCTCACTTACGCCAAGACGAGCTATGAAGGGACGATGACGATGTCGGGGCCGAGCGGCGATCGGCAGATCGTCGGGACGCGGGGCCGGCGCATCGGCGCATGTCCTTGA
- a CDS encoding TonB-dependent receptor, which yields MKFRVLTFALLAGVSTPTLVLAQSAGEPQKPAHDSRSQSGLTAAPTDFGRVDIYGNGAAQPAPDGVNRQDLGGGYMIEEEAVKTRSTVTRDAIAKMSPTANPYQMINLLPGVVITSPDNSGLNGGNIRIRGYNSDQLGLTIEGMPVNDSGNYALYPQEYVDSENIEQISIAQGSPDLDSPHIGASGGVINIYMRDPSKTAGGFVDFSYGMHSTAREFARAETGQIGDFRGYVSYSHYTENHWSGPGSNERQHVDFKGVWEPSQGNRIGLSVIFNDALNNFYQNPTLGSYNTLGARSVGYNNALPLSYFVAPAGSPPGAWDRSANQASLYYKWRINPFRNLIVSAPSTFTISKDVTYDVIPYFWYGYGNGGGATSVTENATATGNSFYYGRFNIGAADWNNNGVVTKNDKGMYYNPSITETLRPGLINKFTFDLGDHKLMLGYWFEYANHRQTAPYAFLNADGSVADPYIDSGAIAIPGVGTPEFRNLLTQTVTNTGFVSDAWSLLDDKLTIESGVKVSSIHRSVYNFLPGVTPLNTQSDLVALPQAGFRYKFWDYHQIFGSVGTSFRSTPNFALADTVNTSSGAYTPANRLAPEKAVTVELGHRYQSPLFATSVSLYGSHYENHQISTNIFLPNSGSSVSTTINAGAVDLWGVAAEIGTRPIYNFRPYLSANYLQTRILDNLSTSGATPAGAPVSSINDFLPTKGKHLPNSPTWTGALGVDYDDGHILGNLAAKVTSRQYSTFMNDESISPYARIDAMVGYRFDDIAFGKKPELRVNLYNITNTHSLTGANSVKNNASPTVGVYGNVVSASAPTYYVGQGFSATATFSMGF from the coding sequence ATGAAGTTCCGTGTCCTGACTTTCGCCCTGCTCGCCGGCGTCTCGACGCCGACTCTCGTTCTGGCGCAATCGGCCGGCGAGCCGCAAAAGCCCGCGCATGACAGCCGCTCGCAGAGCGGCCTCACCGCGGCGCCGACCGATTTCGGCCGCGTCGACATCTATGGCAACGGCGCCGCGCAGCCGGCGCCGGACGGCGTCAATCGCCAGGATCTCGGCGGCGGCTATATGATCGAGGAAGAGGCGGTGAAGACGCGCTCCACGGTGACGCGCGACGCCATCGCGAAAATGTCGCCGACCGCCAATCCCTATCAGATGATCAATCTTCTGCCCGGCGTCGTCATCACCAGCCCGGACAATTCCGGCCTCAACGGCGGCAACATCCGCATCCGCGGCTACAATAGCGATCAGCTCGGCCTCACCATCGAGGGCATGCCGGTCAACGACTCCGGCAATTACGCGCTCTATCCGCAGGAATATGTCGACAGCGAGAACATAGAGCAAATCTCCATTGCGCAAGGCTCGCCCGATCTCGACAGCCCGCACATCGGCGCCTCCGGCGGCGTCATCAACATCTATATGCGCGATCCTTCGAAGACGGCCGGCGGCTTCGTCGATTTCTCCTATGGCATGCACAGCACGGCGCGCGAATTCGCCCGCGCGGAAACCGGCCAGATCGGCGATTTCCGTGGCTATGTGTCCTATTCGCATTACACGGAAAATCATTGGTCCGGTCCCGGCTCGAACGAGCGTCAGCACGTCGACTTCAAAGGCGTGTGGGAGCCGAGCCAAGGCAATCGCATCGGCCTTTCGGTGATTTTCAACGACGCGCTGAACAATTTCTATCAAAATCCGACGCTCGGCAGCTACAATACGCTCGGCGCGCGTTCGGTCGGCTATAATAACGCGCTGCCCTTGTCCTATTTCGTCGCGCCGGCTGGCTCGCCGCCCGGCGCCTGGGACCGCTCCGCCAATCAGGCGAGCCTCTATTACAAATGGCGCATCAATCCGTTCCGCAATCTGATCGTCAGCGCGCCGTCGACCTTCACCATCAGCAAGGACGTGACCTATGACGTCATTCCTTATTTCTGGTACGGCTATGGCAATGGCGGCGGCGCGACCTCGGTGACAGAAAACGCGACGGCGACCGGCAATTCGTTCTATTACGGCCGCTTCAACATCGGCGCGGCGGATTGGAACAACAATGGCGTCGTCACCAAGAACGACAAGGGAATGTATTACAATCCCTCGATCACCGAGACGCTCCGTCCCGGCCTCATCAACAAATTCACCTTCGATCTCGGCGATCACAAGCTGATGCTCGGCTACTGGTTCGAATATGCGAACCACCGCCAGACCGCGCCTTACGCCTTCCTCAACGCCGACGGCTCGGTCGCCGATCCCTATATCGACTCCGGCGCGATCGCCATTCCGGGCGTCGGGACGCCCGAGTTTCGCAACCTGCTGACGCAGACCGTCACCAATACGGGCTTCGTCAGCGACGCCTGGTCATTGCTCGACGACAAGCTCACCATCGAATCGGGCGTGAAGGTCTCGTCGATCCATCGCTCCGTCTATAATTTCCTGCCCGGCGTGACGCCGCTCAACACGCAGAGCGATCTCGTCGCGCTGCCGCAGGCCGGCTTCCGCTACAAATTCTGGGACTATCACCAGATCTTCGGCTCGGTCGGCACCTCGTTCCGCTCGACGCCCAATTTCGCGCTCGCCGATACGGTGAACACCAGCAGCGGCGCCTACACGCCGGCCAACCGTCTCGCGCCGGAGAAAGCCGTCACCGTCGAGCTCGGCCATCGCTATCAGAGCCCGCTGTTCGCCACATCTGTCTCCCTCTATGGCTCGCATTACGAGAACCATCAGATCAGCACCAACATCTTCCTGCCCAACAGCGGCTCCTCGGTGAGCACGACGATCAACGCCGGCGCGGTCGATCTCTGGGGCGTCGCGGCGGAGATCGGCACGCGGCCGATCTACAATTTCCGGCCCTATCTCTCGGCGAACTATCTGCAGACGCGCATTCTGGACAATCTGTCGACCTCCGGCGCGACGCCGGCCGGCGCGCCCGTCTCCTCGATCAACGACTTCCTGCCGACCAAGGGCAAGCACCTGCCAAATTCCCCCACATGGACGGGCGCGCTCGGCGTCGACTATGACGACGGCCATATTCTCGGCAATCTCGCCGCCAAGGTGACGAGCCGGCAATATTCGACCTTCATGAACGACGAATCGATCTCGCCCTACGCCCGCATCGACGCGATGGTCGGCTATCGCTTCGACGATATCGCCTTCGGCAAGAAGCCGGAGCTGCGCGTCAATCTCTACAACATCACCAACACGCATTCGCTGACCGGCGCCAACAGCGTGAAGAACAACGCTTCGCCGACCGTCGGCGTTTATGGCAATGTGGTCTCCGCCAGCGCGCCGACCTATTATGTCGGCCAGGGCTTCTCGGCGACGGCGACCTTCTCGATGGGCTTTTGA
- a CDS encoding FecR family protein has product MTDDQNEPSPRDAAIDWLMRCNEGPLSRAERAELAEWLEDDAHRAAFEDICAMYGRLTTMDFGVAPARRRSPFVRAIGGAAAAAVLAAAALFLFFDDLAFLFHADHYAGAGAPRHVTLADGSRVELDARSAITLHFGPRERRLTLLEGEAWFEVAPDPSRPFVVEAGGGTVTALGTAFDVALRKERTDVTVGEHRVAVTSGGRTIVVGESERSAYAPDAAAQAPSETDVARATSWRQGALIFENATLGEVIETIGRYHRGRVFLADPALRARRVSGVFGSDDPREALQEVEAALGLREIALTGYLIMLYR; this is encoded by the coding sequence ATGACCGATGACCAGAACGAGCCGAGCCCACGCGACGCGGCCATCGATTGGCTGATGCGCTGCAACGAGGGCCCGCTCAGCCGCGCCGAGCGCGCGGAGCTCGCCGAATGGCTCGAGGACGACGCGCATCGCGCCGCCTTCGAGGACATTTGCGCCATGTATGGCCGGCTGACGACGATGGACTTCGGCGTCGCGCCCGCGCGCCGGCGCAGCCCGTTCGTCCGCGCCATCGGCGGTGCGGCGGCCGCGGCCGTCCTGGCGGCCGCCGCGCTGTTCCTCTTCTTCGACGACCTCGCCTTTCTGTTCCACGCGGATCATTACGCCGGCGCGGGCGCGCCGAGACATGTGACGCTCGCCGACGGCTCTCGCGTCGAGCTCGACGCGCGCTCCGCGATCACCCTTCATTTCGGCCCGAGGGAGCGACGGCTGACCTTGCTCGAGGGCGAGGCCTGGTTCGAGGTCGCGCCCGATCCCTCGCGTCCATTCGTCGTCGAGGCCGGCGGCGGGACGGTGACGGCGCTCGGCACGGCCTTCGACGTCGCGCTTCGGAAAGAGCGGACGGATGTGACGGTCGGCGAGCACCGGGTCGCCGTGACGAGCGGCGGCCGCACCATCGTCGTCGGCGAGAGCGAGAGAAGCGCCTATGCGCCGGATGCAGCGGCGCAGGCGCCGAGCGAGACCGATGTCGCGCGCGCGACCAGCTGGCGACAGGGCGCGCTGATCTTCGAGAATGCGACGCTCGGCGAGGTGATCGAGACGATCGGCCGCTATCATCGCGGCCGTGTGTTCCTCGCCGATCCAGCCTTGCGCGCGCGGCGCGTCAGCGGCGTGTTCGGCTCCGACGATCCGCGCGAGGCGCTGCAGGAGGTCGAGGCTGCGCTCGGCCTGCGCGAGATCGCGCTGACCGGATATCTGATCATGCTCTACCGATAG
- a CDS encoding OmpA family protein: MSKHELLLPAVTLMSLALCAGSARAADVRGSQDHPLVGRYAGSEITAYKQSQFGETRLLDRPMNLKASGDKLAGVSLTLQGRITAIRYDGPKDRSALEIEQNFKSFLETKGFEILFECGDQTCLGGENSYFRLGGELEGAMVNARFGSGVRYVLAKLARAEGDVYAAILVGESRSAPIISVTTAELKPIQVDKIVFLDAGAMASGLGASGRVALYGIFFDTDKSDLKPESKPTLVEIAKLLAARPGLKLIVAGHTDNQGEFAYNLGLSDRRAKAVVAALTRDHGVDPSRLTSFGAGMSSPIALNNNDVGRAKNRRVELVER, translated from the coding sequence ATGTCGAAACACGAGCTGTTGCTTCCCGCGGTCACACTGATGTCGCTGGCGCTCTGCGCTGGATCGGCCCGCGCCGCCGATGTTCGCGGATCGCAGGATCATCCTCTGGTCGGCCGCTATGCCGGCTCGGAGATCACGGCCTATAAGCAGTCGCAGTTCGGCGAAACGCGACTGCTCGACCGTCCGATGAATCTCAAAGCTTCCGGCGACAAGCTGGCCGGCGTCAGTCTCACGCTGCAGGGCAGGATCACCGCCATACGGTATGACGGGCCGAAGGATCGCTCGGCCCTCGAAATCGAACAAAATTTCAAATCCTTTCTCGAGACGAAAGGGTTCGAAATTCTGTTCGAATGCGGCGATCAAACGTGCCTCGGCGGCGAAAATTCCTATTTTCGTCTCGGCGGGGAACTCGAAGGAGCCATGGTCAATGCGCGCTTCGGCTCAGGCGTGCGTTATGTGCTGGCCAAGCTCGCGCGCGCGGAAGGCGATGTCTACGCCGCCATATTGGTGGGCGAAAGCCGGAGCGCTCCGATCATCTCGGTCACGACCGCGGAACTGAAGCCGATTCAAGTCGACAAAATTGTCTTTCTCGACGCCGGCGCCATGGCCTCCGGGCTCGGCGCCTCGGGCCGTGTGGCGCTCTACGGCATATTCTTCGACACCGACAAGTCGGATCTGAAGCCGGAATCGAAGCCGACGCTGGTCGAAATCGCCAAGCTGCTCGCGGCGCGGCCCGGCTTGAAGCTGATCGTCGCCGGGCACACCGACAATCAGGGGGAGTTCGCCTATAATCTCGGCTTGTCCGATCGCCGCGCCAAGGCCGTCGTCGCCGCCTTGACGCGCGATCACGGCGTCGATCCCTCACGGCTCACATCTTTCGGCGCCGGCATGTCGTCGCCGATCGCCCTCAACAATAACGACGTCGGACGGGCGAAAAACCGTCGCGTCGAACTGGTCGAGCGATAA
- a CDS encoding RNA polymerase sigma factor, whose translation MSDAKPPSIGELFSRNKRDLLKYLTRRFGPEDASDLLQETFLRLLRRDQGEAVADHPAFLQQIAVNLARDFSRRRKFEATCLEFGDPPEDAPTPDAPPGARLEEEEAMRALREAVAALPPRCREAFVLYVGQRLTTVEIAARLGVSRNMAQKHVRLALQRCRAALDP comes from the coding sequence ATGTCGGACGCCAAGCCGCCGTCGATCGGCGAGCTCTTCTCGCGCAACAAACGCGATCTCTTGAAATATCTGACGCGCCGCTTCGGGCCGGAGGACGCCTCCGATCTGCTGCAGGAGACGTTTCTGCGCTTGCTGAGGCGCGATCAGGGAGAGGCGGTGGCCGATCATCCCGCCTTCCTGCAGCAGATCGCCGTCAATCTCGCCCGCGATTTTTCGCGTCGGCGCAAGTTCGAGGCGACATGTCTCGAATTCGGCGATCCGCCGGAGGATGCGCCGACGCCGGACGCGCCGCCGGGCGCGCGGCTCGAGGAGGAGGAAGCGATGCGGGCGTTGCGCGAGGCCGTGGCGGCGCTGCCGCCGCGCTGCCGTGAGGCTTTCGTGCTCTATGTCGGCCAGCGCCTGACCACCGTCGAGATCGCCGCCCGCCTCGGCGTCTCTCGGAATATGGCGCAGAAGCATGTGCGGCTCGCGCTGCAGCGCTGCCGCGCGGCGCTCGATCCATAG
- a CDS encoding ExbD/TolR family protein, with amino-acid sequence MRNWPERRERHARIEIIPMIDVMMFLLVFFVLISINVLPALGLKVTPPSSAHPDKIVERTRVTIGIDRAGETFLDGRPVTLAELPERLRGLASEDKPLAVVISGDEGAGLQNLISVLDALKAAKVASASIVTRPK; translated from the coding sequence ATGCGGAATTGGCCGGAGCGCCGCGAGAGACACGCGCGCATCGAAATTATTCCGATGATCGACGTGATGATGTTCCTGCTGGTCTTCTTCGTGTTGATCAGCATCAATGTGCTTCCGGCGCTCGGACTCAAGGTCACGCCGCCGAGCTCGGCTCATCCAGACAAGATCGTCGAGCGCACACGCGTGACGATCGGCATCGATCGCGCCGGCGAAACCTTTCTCGATGGCAGGCCGGTCACGCTCGCCGAGCTTCCCGAGCGCCTTCGCGGCCTCGCGAGCGAGGACAAGCCGCTCGCCGTTGTCATCAGCGGCGACGAAGGCGCCGGACTTCAAAATCTCATATCCGTGCTGGACGCGCTCAAGGCGGCGAAGGTCGCGAGCGCCTCCATCGTGACGAGGCCGAAATAG
- a CDS encoding MFS transporter has translation MREKDRSVGNMQAIFRTEDAATDPASTGVDPEDAPLNRFHWRLTFYSGGGPFLDGYILSIIGVAMVQATPELGLSTSWQGLIGASALIGIFFGGCLGGWLTDKFGRQVLYTLDLILIIACSVAQFWAQTAFTLFILRLLIGVAVGADYPIATALLAEFVPRRYRGPLLGGLIAIWFAGAAVAYVVGELLLHFGPDGWRWMLASAALPATAFVIMRHGTPESPRWLSRQGRHAEATMVIRQVYGTNANSKPISSSSDHERLDGWALFRSGYGDRLFFVTAFWTCSIVPLFAVYAFGPTILASLGLDEAMANFGSAFITALLLAGCLVAMAIVNRLGRRKLMLHSFLWSGIALLLLSIATGSAPIIVLSCFSAYALFIGGAQVLTWVYPNELFPTEIRGTAIGMASSLSRIGAAAGTYLAPISLDTLGIGATMSIAAFITFVGFVVSWRWAPETTDFGLDQSASL, from the coding sequence TTGCGCGAAAAGGACAGGAGCGTCGGGAATATGCAAGCAATTTTTCGCACGGAAGACGCTGCGACCGATCCCGCCTCGACAGGGGTCGACCCGGAAGATGCGCCGCTCAATCGCTTCCATTGGCGCCTGACTTTTTATTCGGGGGGCGGCCCGTTTCTGGACGGCTATATATTGAGCATCATTGGCGTAGCAATGGTCCAAGCCACTCCCGAATTGGGATTGTCGACGTCCTGGCAGGGCCTGATTGGGGCGTCCGCTCTGATCGGCATTTTCTTCGGAGGATGTCTCGGCGGTTGGCTGACCGACAAATTCGGCCGCCAAGTTTTATACACTTTGGATCTGATCCTCATCATCGCTTGTTCGGTCGCGCAATTTTGGGCGCAAACCGCATTCACGCTTTTCATCCTGCGTTTGTTGATTGGCGTCGCGGTGGGCGCCGATTATCCTATCGCGACCGCGCTATTGGCCGAGTTCGTCCCGAGGCGCTACAGGGGCCCTCTGCTCGGCGGCTTGATCGCCATTTGGTTCGCGGGCGCGGCGGTCGCCTATGTGGTCGGAGAGCTACTGCTCCATTTCGGTCCTGATGGATGGCGCTGGATGCTGGCGAGCGCGGCTCTTCCAGCGACTGCGTTCGTCATCATGCGGCACGGCACGCCCGAGTCGCCACGTTGGCTGTCGCGGCAAGGCCGCCATGCCGAGGCGACGATGGTGATCCGACAAGTTTATGGGACGAATGCGAATTCGAAACCGATTTCGTCGAGTTCTGACCACGAACGCCTCGACGGATGGGCGCTTTTTCGTTCTGGTTATGGCGATCGCCTGTTTTTCGTGACCGCTTTTTGGACCTGCTCGATCGTTCCGCTGTTTGCGGTCTATGCGTTCGGCCCGACGATCCTCGCGTCTCTCGGGCTGGATGAGGCGATGGCGAATTTCGGATCGGCATTCATCACGGCCCTTCTCTTGGCTGGGTGCCTCGTCGCGATGGCCATCGTAAACAGGCTGGGGCGGCGCAAGCTGATGCTCCACAGCTTTCTATGGTCGGGCATAGCGCTTTTGCTGCTGAGCATTGCGACGGGAAGTGCGCCGATTATCGTGTTATCCTGCTTTTCGGCATATGCGCTATTCATCGGCGGCGCACAGGTGCTCACATGGGTCTACCCGAATGAGCTATTCCCCACGGAGATCCGAGGCACCGCGATCGGAATGGCTTCGTCTTTGAGCCGGATCGGCGCAGCGGCGGGAACTTATTTGGCGCCGATTTCGCTCGACACTCTCGGAATAGGCGCAACGATGTCGATCGCAGCTTTCATCACCTTCGTCGGGTTTGTGGTGAGCTGGCGGTGGGCGCCTGAAACCACGGACTTCGGCCTCGACCAAAGTGCGTCCCTTTGA